One region of Armatimonadota bacterium genomic DNA includes:
- the corA gene encoding magnesium/cobalt transporter CorA, whose protein sequence is MFRITAYHPNKGVQIIKNIAQISDFIADPETIVWLDAMNPSKEEMEKLALEFGFHPLAIDDYFTPHHRPKVDEYPGYLFLVSHFVTYNPKKEDVRPIELDIFVGKNYIVTLHKQELTVLHEVADRWSRHPQAFVGGVGLLLYDILDALVDSYFPILDQIDERLDQIETSIFKQEAAESPERIFRLKRTLLVLRRIATPLRDMFNILTRRDQPLLSEQAVTYLRDIYDHTLRIVDTIDTYRDILASALDAYLTVISNQLNAVMKSLTVAATVLISVGLVAAIYGMNFRYMPELTWRYGYPYALGLMALIGVVLLYYFRRIKWL, encoded by the coding sequence GTGTTCCGCATTACAGCATACCACCCGAATAAAGGCGTCCAAATTATAAAAAACATAGCCCAAATTAGCGATTTTATTGCCGATCCAGAGACTATTGTTTGGTTGGACGCTATGAATCCTTCGAAAGAGGAGATGGAAAAGCTCGCTTTAGAGTTTGGTTTCCATCCGCTCGCGATAGATGATTATTTTACTCCACATCACAGGCCTAAGGTTGACGAATATCCAGGCTACCTTTTCTTGGTCTCGCACTTTGTAACATACAACCCAAAGAAGGAAGATGTTCGGCCGATAGAGCTCGATATTTTTGTGGGCAAAAACTATATTGTAACCCTACATAAGCAAGAGCTCACAGTTCTCCATGAGGTTGCGGATAGATGGAGTCGGCATCCCCAGGCATTTGTGGGCGGTGTTGGACTGCTATTGTACGATATTCTTGACGCGCTGGTAGACTCTTATTTCCCCATCCTTGACCAAATAGACGAAAGGCTTGACCAAATTGAGACCAGTATATTTAAGCAGGAAGCAGCGGAGTCCCCAGAAAGAATATTTCGGCTAAAGCGAACCTTGCTGGTCTTGCGAAGGATTGCAACTCCACTGAGGGATATGTTCAATATCCTAACCCGAAGGGACCAACCGCTTCTTTCGGAGCAGGCCGTGACATATCTGCGCGACATTTACGACCACACCTTGCGAATTGTAGACACCATAGATACCTACCGTGACATCCTGGCAAGTGCGCTGGATGCCTATCTCACGGTAATTTCCAATCAGCTCAACGCCGTGATGAAATCGCTCACGGTCGCAGCGACAGTCTTGATCTCAGTGGGATTGGTAGCGGCTATTTATGGTATGAATTTCCGTTACATGCCGGAGCTTACTTGGCGATATGGTTATCCTTACGCTTTAGGCCTAATGGCATTGATTGGTGTCGTTCTTCTCTATTACTTTAGGCGTATTAAGTGGTTGTAA
- the grpE gene encoding nucleotide exchange factor GrpE, translating to MANKRKIPINDNSAQNSSESEAQHRDKELEETGVVPPEVFSESPEEADVVVESTAEEVLPEDIRILKERCEEAERRAEEEHDNFLRTLADFTNYRRRAREELEQVRKFATEDFIIRLLPILDNFERAIKAAEETKNFDSLHGGVILILRQLRDLLAKEGVEPIKAVGEKFDPMKHEAVARVDTTEYPDETIIEEVRTGYTMNGRVIRPSAVKVAHHPRVEQDG from the coding sequence ATGGCGAATAAACGAAAAATTCCAATAAATGATAATTCAGCGCAAAACTCCTCTGAGTCTGAGGCACAACACAGGGATAAAGAGCTTGAGGAGACTGGCGTAGTTCCGCCTGAGGTGTTTTCAGAATCGCCAGAAGAAGCGGATGTTGTCGTGGAATCCACCGCAGAAGAGGTACTTCCCGAAGACATTCGCATCTTAAAGGAACGGTGTGAGGAAGCAGAGAGGCGAGCGGAGGAGGAACATGACAATTTCCTTCGGACGCTTGCTGATTTTACTAACTACCGACGCCGCGCTAGGGAGGAGCTGGAGCAAGTAAGGAAATTTGCTACCGAAGACTTTATTATTAGATTACTTCCGATTCTCGACAACTTCGAAAGGGCTATCAAAGCTGCAGAAGAGACAAAGAATTTTGACTCTCTGCATGGAGGTGTAATACTCATCCTGCGTCAACTTCGTGATCTCCTCGCGAAGGAAGGCGTTGAACCGATAAAAGCCGTTGGTGAAAAATTCGACCCAATGAAGCATGAAGCTGTTGCACGTGTGGATACGACGGAGTACCCCGACGAAACTATCATTGAAGAGGTTCGGACAGGGTACACCATGAATGGCCGTGTGATAAGACCGAGTGCCGTGAAGGTAGCCCACCATCCCAGGGTGGAGCAAGATGGTTAA
- a CDS encoding TCP-1/cpn60 chaperonin family protein, translating to MSSNIKQVSKSADVDERLAALLANATAVRAVASSVEGTLGPKGLNCMLVDKFGDVTITNDGSTILDKIDINHPAARLVIRTAKAQDEEVGDGTTTAAILASALVMEGVSRVSRGVPVTKVIQGLSIGMKKALEVLEAASRQVKDFDDPLLWQAAYIAGREDAEIADLVVQAAKLVGKEKLAEPAFKLADTIVAKEGAQNEVFTGLIIEKERMNSQMPRSLEDVKVLVVDDALEPERMEDDALGTESGFARYVQLQNEFCENLRKIVDLGIGLVVANKGVADLAEELLTDAGIIVLRRVSTRDIARIVEHTGAKTIKRAGLKKPLEELSLFVGRCARVYEDERLEHTRIMGGVGKPAATLLVGAATREVRDERERIARDAASAVQAAIIGGVVPGGGSIEIAASREVSFLRDGVKGMAAYGVDCVAEALKKPLSQIVANAGFNPLEKVEDVIAAQAEQGKVSLAIECDTGEVADMWELGVVDPLKVKVHALKAAAEIADAVLRINTIIKKRNDDTEAAAQPQAGS from the coding sequence ATGAGTTCAAACATTAAGCAGGTAAGTAAGTCGGCGGACGTAGATGAGCGCCTTGCGGCATTGCTTGCGAATGCAACCGCAGTGCGCGCGGTTGCTTCGTCTGTTGAAGGAACACTTGGACCTAAAGGTCTGAACTGCATGCTCGTTGACAAGTTCGGCGACGTGACAATTACCAATGATGGCAGCACGATTCTCGACAAAATTGATATAAATCACCCTGCCGCAAGGTTGGTTATTCGTACAGCCAAGGCTCAAGATGAAGAAGTAGGCGACGGCACAACTACCGCTGCCATCCTAGCTTCTGCCCTTGTAATGGAAGGGGTCAGCAGGGTGTCGAGAGGCGTGCCGGTGACAAAGGTAATACAAGGGCTTTCCATTGGTATGAAGAAAGCCCTTGAGGTATTGGAAGCCGCAAGCAGACAAGTCAAGGACTTCGACGACCCGCTTCTGTGGCAGGCGGCTTATATCGCCGGAAGAGAGGATGCCGAGATTGCAGATTTGGTCGTCCAAGCGGCGAAGCTTGTGGGTAAAGAAAAACTGGCGGAACCAGCATTCAAACTTGCTGATACTATTGTTGCAAAAGAAGGCGCGCAGAACGAAGTATTTACGGGTCTCATTATAGAAAAAGAGCGCATGAACAGCCAGATGCCGCGCTCGCTCGAAGATGTCAAGGTTTTGGTAGTTGACGACGCGCTTGAGCCCGAACGAATGGAAGATGATGCACTTGGCACAGAATCGGGTTTTGCGCGGTATGTCCAACTTCAAAACGAGTTTTGTGAGAATTTGCGAAAAATCGTTGATTTAGGAATTGGTCTCGTTGTTGCAAATAAGGGCGTTGCAGATTTGGCAGAGGAGTTACTTACCGATGCCGGTATTATAGTTCTCCGTCGCGTATCTACGAGGGACATAGCAAGGATTGTGGAACATACAGGTGCTAAGACAATAAAGCGAGCGGGTCTAAAGAAACCGCTTGAGGAGTTATCTTTGTTTGTCGGGCGATGCGCACGGGTATATGAAGATGAGAGGTTGGAACATACGCGTATTATGGGCGGAGTTGGGAAGCCTGCCGCCACACTACTTGTCGGTGCAGCAACAAGGGAGGTCAGAGACGAACGCGAGCGGATAGCGCGCGATGCCGCCTCAGCAGTTCAGGCCGCTATTATAGGCGGCGTTGTTCCAGGCGGTGGCTCTATCGAGATTGCTGCATCAAGAGAGGTTTCTTTCCTGAGAGACGGAGTTAAGGGCATGGCAGCCTATGGCGTTGATTGCGTGGCGGAGGCCCTTAAGAAACCTCTGAGCCAAATCGTTGCAAATGCTGGGTTCAACCCCCTTGAGAAAGTCGAGGACGTGATAGCCGCCCAAGCAGAACAAGGCAAGGTTTCACTTGCCATTGAATGCGATACTGGCGAAGTTGCCGATATGTGGGAGCTGGGGGTAGTTGATCCCTTAAAAGTTAAAGTTCACGCTCTAAAGGCTGCTGCTGAAATTGCAGACGCCGTTCTAAGGATTAATACCATAATTAAAAAGCGGAATGATGACACCGAGGCGGCTGCTCAGCCGCAAGCAGGCAGTTGA
- the hrcA gene encoding heat-inducible transcriptional repressor HrcA, producing MELGERRSRILEAIVNQYVRTAEPVGSETLAANYNFGIKPAMIRHELAAMSELGYLKQPHKSAGRVPSDLGYRYYVDKLMPDPKLGRAEASRARAAYNPYESEIENILLQTCRILSGLAQYTSLATKPQMGTISIRHVALSPIGRGKLLVITVLSTGHIDHRLLDWESDLNTVDLNSIGNLVNERLQGAELREFTTRIRNALPADLFRMTALYKKVVALVKQALVAATDSEVFIDGTSHILKQPEFSRTEKLTMILDALEKRKVLFQVLSTALLGKDVTVIIGEENQFCELSDCSFVTANYHIGDRVCGSIGVVGPTRMDYRRAVAAVELMASSLSQMLTQLSIG from the coding sequence ATGGAACTCGGCGAGCGGAGAAGCAGAATACTGGAAGCAATTGTAAATCAATACGTGAGGACTGCGGAACCGGTAGGTTCGGAAACGCTAGCGGCGAACTACAACTTTGGAATTAAGCCCGCGATGATTCGTCATGAGCTTGCGGCTATGTCAGAGCTGGGCTATCTAAAACAACCGCACAAATCTGCGGGCCGCGTGCCATCAGACCTTGGCTATCGGTACTATGTTGACAAGCTAATGCCTGACCCCAAGCTGGGGCGAGCAGAAGCTTCGCGTGCAAGGGCGGCATATAATCCTTATGAGAGCGAAATTGAGAACATCCTTTTACAGACGTGCCGGATTCTATCTGGATTGGCCCAATATACTTCTCTGGCAACTAAGCCACAGATGGGCACCATAAGTATTCGCCACGTAGCACTCTCTCCAATTGGCCGAGGCAAGCTTCTTGTAATCACTGTACTTAGCACCGGACATATTGATCACCGATTGCTAGATTGGGAGAGCGACCTCAACACTGTTGACCTTAATTCTATTGGGAATCTGGTTAACGAGCGTCTACAAGGTGCTGAGTTGCGCGAATTTACTACTAGGATTAGAAATGCTCTGCCGGCGGATCTTTTTAGAATGACCGCTCTTTACAAAAAGGTGGTTGCCCTCGTAAAGCAGGCGCTGGTTGCAGCTACTGATAGCGAGGTTTTCATAGATGGAACAAGCCACATTCTCAAGCAGCCGGAATTTTCCCGAACAGAAAAGCTTACGATGATTCTCGACGCCCTAGAAAAGCGCAAAGTACTATTCCAGGTTTTGAGCACGGCATTGCTTGGCAAGGATGTAACCGTCATTATCGGTGAGGAAAACCAGTTCTGTGAGCTAAGCGATTGCAGCTTTGTTACAGCAAACTATCACATCGGCGATCGCGTATGCGGGAGCATAGGAGTTGTAGGGCCTACAAGGATGGACTATCGGCGTGCAGTGGCCGCTGTTGAGCTAATGGCATCGAGCCTCAGCCAGATGCTGACCCAATTAAGTATTGGATAA
- a CDS encoding sugar phosphate isomerase/epimerase, whose protein sequence is MSESRIGAQLYTVREFTQTPADIAKTIKKIREIGYEAIQVSGLGPIDPLELKKIVDGEGVYICATHTPYHRMRDETERVIEEHQLWGCQHIALGGMPQEYRNAKGFHQFAKEASKVAKRLAQGGLTFSYHNHSFEFEKFGDKIGLEILRTESDPTYFNFEIDTYWVQYGGGDPAEWILRCKDRVPLLHLKDMGNRGGQQIMMEVGEGNLNWPEILEAAMEAGVEWYLVEQDICERDPFESLAISLRNLREMGLK, encoded by the coding sequence ATGAGCGAATCACGAATTGGTGCACAACTCTATACTGTGCGCGAGTTTACGCAAACTCCTGCGGATATTGCCAAGACAATTAAAAAGATTCGAGAAATTGGATATGAGGCGATCCAGGTATCTGGCCTTGGCCCAATCGACCCGCTTGAGCTGAAGAAAATTGTTGACGGTGAAGGTGTTTATATTTGTGCTACCCACACTCCCTACCACCGAATGCGGGACGAAACGGAACGAGTCATCGAAGAGCATCAACTGTGGGGATGTCAGCACATTGCACTTGGTGGGATGCCCCAAGAATACCGAAATGCCAAGGGCTTCCATCAGTTTGCAAAGGAAGCTTCTAAGGTGGCAAAGAGGCTAGCCCAAGGTGGTCTGACTTTCAGCTATCACAACCATAGCTTTGAATTCGAAAAATTCGGCGACAAGATTGGCTTAGAAATCCTTCGCACCGAGAGCGACCCCACTTACTTCAATTTTGAGATTGACACATATTGGGTTCAGTATGGTGGAGGCGACCCAGCAGAGTGGATTTTGCGGTGCAAAGACCGCGTTCCATTGCTTCACCTGAAGGATATGGGCAATAGGGGCGGCCAGCAAATCATGATGGAGGTTGGCGAGGGCAACCTGAACTGGCCTGAGATATTGGAAGCTGCTATGGAAGCCGGAGTTGAATGGTACCTTGTTGAGCAGGATATTTGCGAAAGAGATCCATTCGAGAGCCTAGCAATCAGCCTTCGCAACTTAAGAGAGATGGGGTTAAAGTAG
- a CDS encoding DUF1080 domain-containing protein, whose amino-acid sequence MKRIVLVLIISTVLGCLGYASEGIPPWFTPLFNGKDLTGWKHDAEVEKHWKVVDGVLEYDGKGKNLVTEKNYRNFILIVDWKIPKGGDSGIYLRGKPQVQIWDNPIGSGGLYNDNNKPTRNMDRPVGEWNRFVIIMRGKKVTVVENGVQVVDQVTMNSIGGVPDEGPIELQHHGTKLWFKNIYIRELP is encoded by the coding sequence ATGAAAAGGATTGTGTTAGTTTTAATTATTAGCACAGTTCTGGGTTGCCTTGGTTATGCTTCTGAGGGGATCCCCCCATGGTTCACACCGCTTTTTAATGGCAAAGACTTGACAGGCTGGAAGCACGATGCCGAGGTTGAGAAACATTGGAAGGTTGTAGACGGCGTGTTGGAATATGATGGCAAGGGAAAGAACCTTGTTACCGAAAAGAACTACCGCAATTTTATTTTGATAGTTGACTGGAAAATCCCAAAAGGTGGAGACAGTGGCATTTATTTGCGTGGAAAACCTCAGGTGCAAATTTGGGATAATCCCATTGGTTCGGGCGGACTATATAATGACAATAACAAGCCAACAAGGAATATGGACAGGCCAGTTGGTGAATGGAATCGCTTTGTCATCATTATGCGCGGCAAGAAGGTGACCGTCGTCGAGAATGGTGTTCAGGTTGTTGATCAGGTGACGATGAATAGCATAGGCGGCGTGCCGGATGAGGGACCAATTGAGCTTCAGCATCACGGTACCAAGCTTTGGTTTAAGAATATCTATATTCGAGAATTGCCTTAA
- a CDS encoding FGGY family carbohydrate kinase, with amino-acid sequence MSLMGIDIGTTGVKAVVFDEKGSQLSWAYEEYPLLFPFPGACELNPHVVVNAACRVIEKAAGAVRSLDPVKAIGIASQGEAFTAITSYGQMISSIMVSSDARAASLVGPWSTEFGVERLYRITGHTPYPMYSLYKLLWLKQNEPEKWDKALKFLFCEDLLAWVLTGEVKTDYTMAARSMLFDVSRMEWSAEILEAVGLSADRLPEVIPSGEVVGTVKPEMAAKLGLANGIKVSVCGHDQPVGALGCGAASSGQAAYSIGTTECICPAIDHLVLSDELMNANLATYPHVLPNIYTTVAFNITGGSVLRWVRDNFATEEAEEARRNGEDPYDRIISAAAEEPSRVILLPHFGPTGTPHFDAQGAGLLFGLTLSTNRSEVLRAFLDGITYEMKWNLSILRDAGFCLAELRAVGGGAKNDTWMQIKADILGIPLTTMRVTEATCMGAAMLAGGGAGILDIEEAIRTWAVPIRTFEPRREYALVYEERFAIYRELYSSLAQARQMLSEMK; translated from the coding sequence ATGAGTTTAATGGGAATAGATATAGGCACGACAGGTGTAAAGGCGGTAGTTTTCGATGAGAAGGGTAGCCAGCTTTCCTGGGCGTACGAGGAGTATCCCCTCCTATTTCCGTTTCCAGGAGCCTGTGAGCTCAATCCTCACGTGGTGGTAAACGCTGCTTGCCGAGTGATTGAGAAAGCGGCGGGCGCTGTTCGGAGTTTAGATCCTGTAAAAGCTATTGGCATTGCGTCGCAGGGAGAGGCTTTCACTGCTATCACCTCCTATGGCCAGATGATAAGTAGCATAATGGTTTCATCCGACGCTCGCGCTGCCTCGCTTGTTGGCCCTTGGAGCACGGAGTTCGGCGTCGAAAGGCTTTATCGAATAACAGGGCACACACCATATCCTATGTATTCTTTATATAAACTCTTGTGGCTTAAACAAAATGAGCCTGAGAAATGGGACAAGGCGCTGAAGTTTCTTTTCTGTGAGGACCTACTTGCTTGGGTACTGACTGGTGAAGTAAAGACCGATTATACGATGGCCGCCCGTTCGATGCTTTTTGATGTTAGCCGCATGGAATGGTCGGCGGAGATTTTAGAAGCCGTTGGACTTTCTGCTGACCGATTGCCTGAAGTGATTCCTTCTGGGGAGGTTGTCGGCACTGTCAAACCTGAAATGGCTGCCAAGCTTGGTTTGGCAAATGGTATTAAGGTGTCAGTCTGTGGTCATGATCAACCCGTTGGGGCACTTGGATGTGGAGCAGCCTCGTCAGGCCAAGCTGCATATTCCATCGGTACGACTGAATGTATTTGCCCTGCTATTGACCACCTTGTTCTAAGCGATGAACTCATGAATGCTAACTTGGCAACTTATCCGCATGTATTACCAAACATATACACCACGGTTGCATTTAATATTACTGGTGGAAGTGTTCTACGATGGGTACGCGATAATTTTGCAACCGAGGAGGCAGAAGAAGCCAGAAGGAATGGAGAAGATCCCTACGACCGAATAATATCGGCGGCAGCAGAAGAGCCTTCGCGTGTCATACTTCTTCCCCACTTTGGGCCAACAGGCACGCCCCACTTTGATGCCCAAGGGGCTGGATTGCTATTTGGTTTGACCCTTTCGACCAATCGGTCGGAGGTCCTGCGTGCATTTCTAGATGGTATCACTTATGAAATGAAATGGAACCTATCAATCTTAAGGGATGCCGGTTTCTGCCTTGCTGAGCTAAGGGCCGTTGGCGGCGGGGCGAAAAATGATACTTGGATGCAGATAAAAGCTGATATATTGGGTATTCCACTCACCACAATGCGTGTTACTGAGGCAACTTGCATGGGGGCTGCTATGCTTGCAGGCGGAGGGGCAGGAATACTAGATATTGAAGAAGCAATTAGGACATGGGCGGTACCAATACGAACTTTCGAGCCCCGTCGCGAATATGCTTTGGTATATGAAGAGCGCTTTGCTATATATCGCGAGCTATATTCATCTCTTGCTCAGGCACGACAAATGTTAAGCGAAATGAAGTAA
- a CDS encoding class II fructose-bisphosphate aldolase — protein sequence MDIKHQNFNIVNRVPAPKNRLARLVSAAVEHKIVIPAFNVPYLPMAEPILKTLAELDTFGMLAVARLELIKFEAKSLGHIAEEYRRHADPRVATLHLDHTPVIDEDGLLCDWEPLIKEAISLGYDSVMIDGSRLHFEENIAVTRHVVEIAHQEGVLVEAELGAVFGHEPGPLPPYDELFASKKGFTDPDEAREFVQRTGVDWLSVSIGSVHGAISAAAKDRPKPKARLDIGHLKKLRDATGIPLVLHGGSGIPQSYINEAVKNGIAKINIATDIRQPYESVLGSGGSISDAQAAVAKVIRHLICEVYKIAGSATKLSELVGKV from the coding sequence TTGGATATAAAGCATCAAAATTTTAACATCGTCAACCGGGTGCCAGCTCCAAAAAATCGACTTGCACGCCTGGTCTCAGCCGCTGTTGAGCACAAAATTGTAATTCCAGCGTTCAATGTTCCCTACCTTCCGATGGCTGAGCCGATTCTTAAGACATTGGCGGAGCTTGATACGTTTGGAATGCTGGCAGTCGCGCGACTTGAACTCATAAAGTTCGAGGCAAAGAGCCTAGGCCACATTGCTGAAGAATATCGCCGCCACGCCGACCCCCGAGTGGCAACGCTCCATCTTGATCACACGCCGGTAATTGATGAGGATGGCTTACTTTGCGATTGGGAGCCCCTTATTAAGGAGGCTATATCTTTGGGCTACGACTCGGTTATGATTGACGGCTCCCGACTCCATTTTGAGGAGAATATCGCTGTTACTAGGCACGTCGTCGAGATTGCCCATCAAGAAGGCGTGCTGGTTGAAGCAGAGTTAGGCGCTGTGTTCGGCCATGAACCAGGTCCACTCCCTCCATATGATGAGCTTTTTGCCAGCAAAAAAGGATTTACAGACCCCGACGAAGCGAGGGAATTTGTTCAGCGAACAGGGGTGGACTGGCTTTCCGTTTCGATTGGTTCGGTCCATGGGGCGATTTCCGCGGCGGCAAAAGACCGACCAAAACCCAAGGCTAGACTTGATATTGGGCACTTAAAAAAGCTGCGCGATGCGACCGGAATTCCTCTTGTCCTGCATGGCGGATCTGGAATTCCACAGTCGTACATTAATGAAGCGGTGAAAAATGGTATCGCAAAGATTAACATCGCCACTGACATACGCCAGCCTTACGAGAGTGTTCTCGGTAGCGGCGGAAGTATTTCAGACGCACAGGCGGCGGTTGCCAAAGTAATAAGACATTTAATTTGCGAAGTGTATAAAATAGCAGGGTCAGCAACAAAATTGTCGGAGTTAGTCGGGAAAGTTTGA